The Cotesia glomerata isolate CgM1 linkage group LG7, MPM_Cglom_v2.3, whole genome shotgun sequence genome segment ATTTCTCCACAAAGATGACCACTTCTGACCATTAAAATTAGAGAATAATCAGTCAGAACTGCTACAATAATTAGCAGTAAAATTCCTAAACCAAATCCTGATTGATGCAATGCATATGGAATTCCTGAAAcgtaaatttataatgttaaaaaataatttcttttaatcaatcttaataattatctaCTTTCATGGTCATTCGATTTTTTATCATGAAAATTCGAAGACAAAATTGATCAGTTAGTTCTTTAACCacgaaaataaataagtatcaaattttatttcaataaattaacacTCACCAATGACTCCGCTGCCAATaatagaattaatgaaattgaAACTTGCCAGTGGAAGACTTGTAAATTTTCCCGAGTTCTCTTCTTCATCTTCCTAAAACGCAATCAATACTATAATTATTCATGtaagaaatataataaaatataagtaatgaaaaaatttaatctatttAAGCTTCATATTATTATTCAGCTCTCGCTTCATCTTTTGCTCTTGCTACCATAATTAATGcacataatttaaataaatttagtactATTTATAtctactaaaattattaaaatattctaaaCAACATTTgctgtaaattaataaataatattatttgcGGTTACAGTTATGTTACATTTATAAGAGTGCAGCTTAAACATTCAcgtgttaaataaaaaattattcaaaatttcacattaaaaaaaagcattaagaaaatttatttcacttctgattttattttttcaaataataatttaattttgttttaatttaaatgatcattttttacttgaataaaaatgatttaagataaagaatttaaaaaatgatgaaaagttaagaaattttcttaattaagaaataaatgaaatgttattaatgatgacaaattttataaaaaaagaaaaaaaataagctgATGCTTTTCTTACCAATATTACAAAGAAACAATCCACATTGTTAACAATAATAGatgttatgattttttttttataacagcTGAGCACAAATAAACAAAGTGATGAATATCGGCGAGAGTGGTTGATGATGGTTATTCAGTCGATGGTTTTTTTAGATGACAGAAGTATCCAATAGACGAAGTGAACAATGACAAATAAATTCACGTAcaataagatattaaaaataataataaaaacgaaaaaacACGTATACTGGTGCAGAATCAAAtagtaaaagaaattttattgatttaatgaCATAacgaatttgaaaaaatgtatGACGCGTAGAGACAACAATtgcttttttgttatttcatcCTTACCCTTACAAGTTGTCTCAAATCGTCGTAAGAATCATCCGTTTCTAAGCTGCCTCCCTGCCAAATTTATCCGATTTTGTGCATCAGCAAGAAAAgtaggaataaaaataaaaaaagtaccaAGGAAAAACGAATAACATATAGTGATATTTAATATACTGTGTTAAGTCGTAACTTGTGGAATAATTCCACAAAGTTTCCTATATAATTGAAAGATTGTGCGTTAATTAGATATACAGTAATTAAACgatatacttaaaattaattgcataCACAAAATGtttctttcttaaataatataacaataattaatcatcttatttatcaattcatttagaaaaatatttaaatgtataaatttattatcaaataagtGAATGCGTACTTatggaataattttaatcgttAATTACTTTAGAGTAAAGAAGAttgtgattttataagaacatatttattcattacacTATCTGTCTGGGAAATGAACTCTGAGACAGCATATGTTTATGAAAGCATTACATCACAATCcaataatcattatttatttgttttaatatacaAACAGATCATTTtcattgagatatttattaattaaaacaaacttttataatcattttttttatataatcttCATTACTCAGTAGTTACTATTTACTATGTCATCAAAAATCGAGTTGTAGAGTAATATagcttgatatttttttttttttttttttttttttttttgtaaaaattattcacataTTGCGTTAAAAATAgcaagtatctaaaaattttttttgtttaaaaaaacaaatataaataagaaaaaaaacaattgtatttttcttaatttttagtctgtaattatctaatttacttatttaattaaaatgagaaaatatatttgaatatctGTAAATTTCCAGATCGTCAActtgtagaaataaaaaaaaaaattatgcatgcaattttttaataaaaatatattgtcaGGACAAATctattcgttaaaaaaaaaccaaaaaaatagcCAGATGTCTATTGAATATTCAATGTCataactagaaaaaaaattgaatttttcttcaaataattaaagtttcttgctaaaattatcattaacagtatttttttacgTAGGAGaaatgtattcaaaatttgactaaGATTGATACGAGAGTAATTCATAAgcttgaaaatgaaaaaatttctagatgtTTGCTACTTTACATTTGACACAAAAAACACTCATTAGTGCTTtcttaccaaaaaaaattataatcatcctttgtttatcaattaaaaaaatgaacaatgaaattttaaaagtgtACTCACGTCTTCGAAATTTTTCCTCGCATCTAAGATGTAACTTTTTTCGTTAACACTTTGCTGCTGAGAAGTTCCTTGTGCCATATCTGAATCTCGatgataacaaataaatttttaatacttaatcctgttaaatcaaataattaaatactgaaataatcaaataaagaaaaattatattatcgcgaaatttgttataaaaaatagccgataaaaattcatgaaataaaaaataattttatcaatttttagataaatcaAAAGATcaatatctaatttttaagataagtTGCGTATTGCCGAGCTGCAGTTTGAAACTATCGTGCTTACTTTTTATAACAACACAGATGTCAGAGAATTGTTTGATCTTCTGTTTATTGATTACTAACGTCGCCTTgagagattttttttactcatttaTGTATCAATTACGAAAAATGTGTTGAAGTATTATATTTCATTACAACTGCGCAATGCGCGGGTGTTAGTCTTCCTTACCGTCAACAAAAAAGAACggaaattcaagaaatttatatacatataggtATTAGAGCGGTTGATAGTTCTTATTTTCAAACATGTTTTGCTCATgtataagataaaattttgacaaaaGCGCTTCATTCTTcgatagaatttaattttcatttatttatacatgtaatgcgttttaagattctATTTGTTATACAAGTGTTACGGAGATACTCCTGTTTGCCCAATAAAGGGcgagagagaaaaaaagtgTACACCTTTCTTaagtaaatgataaataaaacattataatttaatgtgGGCTTTAAGTAGTAAAAATTACGAacgaaaataattgatttaaatgcTATCAGCAATAAACATGACACGGAACAAATTACCTCCACTTTGGTATATAATATTGGACTGTCACCTTGTGGACAAGAGGACGGATTATAAGCAAGCACGatcaattcaaatatttacaattatcaGGACAGTTATTATAGAATAATATCTTCGAGTTCGAAAATGAACAAAAGTTGTATTTCTGGGTTTgaagagagctcaaaacttcATCATAGGTAAATTTTCAAGCGTTTCGAGCTTAAATGTAACAAGAAGCTTCAAAAGTAGCTTGCAAGATCAAGTGTTTTTAAtgtatctattttttttttatatttcagatGTAAAAATATTCCATGTGGTAACTAAAATTTCATCTCTAAGCTATCTTTATTTcgaatttgaaatatttttccaaattttcaacccattttcaattgaaaatgttATAACATGCTATGTTTGTTCTTACCATCTACGAATAAGAACGAAAATTTGTGTGCtacttttaataatcaattccTGCCATCTATCTTTCAATTTGTCAACTTTTAATCGATTAttctcattatttattttggacgtcaatcatcaattttattttattttttttgtggacATTGATGATATacattccaaaaaaaattctacttatGAATCGGCTGAAAGatatgtattttaattaaataacttgtGTATCAATTAATGTATAGTTGTAAATATGtgtaatttagaaaaatgaatAGCTTAggattgaatttaattttaaaaatgggCTGTCTTTGCTCAAAAGAAACAATTGCTGTTAACGATAAGAAATATCGTGTTTTAGAACATCTTGCTGATGGGTAATTACATTTCTTAATCATTTGATTTCAATTTCTTACCTAGTTatagaataattatatttgaatttttaattttaaccttaaaatattttatttatgaccACTACGTTAATTActgttttgtttttgttttttcagaggTTTCAGTTCCGTTTATTTAGTCGAGGATTCGATGACTCGTAAAAAATATgcattaaagaaaataatatgtCATAGTTCTGAAGATCAGCAAATAGCTGCTAAAGAAATTGAATATCACACAATATTGAAGcatgtaaatattattgaatgcATTGATTCAACGTCCAAGGGAGCTGCCGATCCCGTTATTAATGCAACAAGTCAAGTTCTACTTGTTTTGCCGTATTatcatgtaatatttttttttcttattcaaatttacaaatctcattaaatttaacCAAATGTAAAACTACCCAGTGTAAGTCTGCCTCATGTTATCTGTCAAATGAAAGGAATTATCTCCATAATAAACTAGTTAAtgcaatataaataaaaagttgaaattcaaaattaggCTTAcaagatatgaaaaatttttcgttttaagTCTGATatacaaataatataattcaATGATGGTAATTGTTCtaatgaattgaaaatttgattacTATGCTGCAGCAGATCTTGGCTGGTTAGAGTTTTACTTTGGTAAAGTCGTTTACTgcattattgaaaatttattaataattaagtaaactataaaataaataaatatttttagaaaggAACGCTAGCTTATGAACTAGAAAAAAGAGCAaagacaaataattatttcagccCATTAGAtgtattacttatttttcaacaaatatgTGAAGGTGTAAAAGTATTTCATGATATCAAACCAGAACCTCTTGCCCATCGAGATTTAAAGACTGCTAATATTTTACTCGATGATGCATTAAATCCTATTATTATGGACTTaggtaactaaaaattttatttaatgactataattttttttataaaatatttaaactatacaaatttttttcattcaggATCAGTTGCCCAAGCCAGAGTTAAAGTGTGTGGTACTCAAGAGGCTCAAACTTTACAAGATATCGCTGCCGAACGATGTTCAATGCCATACCGAGCGCCAGAATTATTCAATGTTGAGAGTTATTGTATGATTGATGAGCGTACGGATATTTgggtaatttttcttattgtttaaaagaaatatttggtaaatatttacaagtggggtcaaccattttaattttcatttttttgaacgaaatatctatttgattttattaatatatttttttttttgaaaaagacattaaaaaataaacaatttaaaaaaaaaaaagttaattacttcgattttaacaaatttgcaaaaaaattaataaatttttttgaaaattgtgatattccactttttcttttttttaattgttcgtttttttatgtacaatGCCTTTCAATGATTCGTACCGGTCAagaattttacgaaaaatagAAACATCAAAATTTAGCCAACtctaaataaagaaatcactaagtaaaaaatttatataaatattatattagaaataataaaaaaattatttgtctaaacaaggataattcaaaatttcgataataataaaggtagtaatgtaaaaatttagttaccaaaaaaattgaaattattttaaaaaagataagcataaaattataaaattaaaaaataagatatcTATGAAATTAGACAAATCATAAAAGAAACAAATGAAATgacagatatttaaaaaaatggagaagaataaatttagacaagtcaataaaaagacaattgaaaatttataaatataaaaaaattgacagttttaattattcgtaaacttaaaaagtagCCATCTCTAAATATAGACCAGTAAATTTagatatctttaattttggacatctctaaatatttacaaatataaatttttacaatttataacaaaaacaattaaaaacataGTAATCATACAAAATAAGcactaagaaatttaaaatactaaggagagctaaaaattaattaattttcctgTGACCGCTGCTCCAGGAAG includes the following:
- the LOC123269200 gene encoding serine/threonine-protein kinase 16, which produces MNSLGLNLILKMGCLCSKETIAVNDKKYRVLEHLADGGFSSVYLVEDSMTRKKYALKKIICHSSEDQQIAAKEIEYHTILKHVNIIECIDSTSKGAADPVINATSQVLLVLPYYHKGTLAYELEKRAKTNNYFSPLDVLLIFQQICEGVKVFHDIKPEPLAHRDLKTANILLDDALNPIIMDLGSVAQARVKVCGTQEAQTLQDIAAERCSMPYRAPELFNVESYCMIDERTDIWSLGCILYALCYFKSPFEAVYEKGDSVALAVISCNITFPENAPYNEDIQNLIQSMLKTNPMERPYIYSVLENVHDVITKIEGRI